A genomic segment from Chloroflexota bacterium encodes:
- the nadC gene encoding carboxylating nicotinate-nucleotide diphosphorylase encodes MLLTPEIHDLIDRALQEDLGIGDATTAALVPPELQASATLFAKQPGVLCGVEVAAAVFRRVDPSLQVEPVLRDGDAMERGSVALRAGGSAASLLMAERTAINFMQHLSGVATLTATYVEAVKGTGASLIDTRKTIPGLRSLEKYAVRCGGGHNHRQNLGDGVLIKDNHIAALKLQGVSLGDMVRMAHARASHTIKVEVEVTTLEEAEEALDAGAQLLLLDNMPAELMGQAVELNRGRALLEASGGINLDTVRAAAESGVDLISVGALTHSAPALDISMDVSYLG; translated from the coding sequence ATGCTGCTGACGCCGGAGATCCACGACCTGATCGACAGGGCCCTGCAAGAGGACCTGGGCATCGGCGACGCTACGACGGCGGCGCTGGTGCCGCCGGAGCTGCAGGCCTCGGCGACGTTGTTTGCCAAGCAGCCGGGCGTGCTGTGCGGCGTGGAGGTCGCGGCGGCGGTGTTCCGCCGCGTCGACCCGTCGCTGCAGGTGGAGCCGGTGTTGCGGGACGGCGACGCCATGGAGCGGGGGAGCGTCGCGCTGCGGGCCGGGGGATCGGCGGCGAGCTTGCTCATGGCGGAGCGGACGGCGATCAACTTCATGCAGCACCTGAGCGGCGTCGCGACGCTGACGGCGACCTACGTGGAGGCGGTCAAGGGCACCGGCGCCTCGCTCATCGACACGCGCAAGACGATACCGGGGCTGCGGTCGCTGGAGAAGTACGCAGTGCGGTGCGGCGGCGGGCACAACCACCGGCAGAACCTCGGCGATGGGGTGCTCATCAAGGACAACCACATCGCGGCGCTGAAGCTGCAGGGTGTCTCGCTGGGCGACATGGTGCGGATGGCGCACGCGCGGGCCTCGCACACGATCAAGGTCGAGGTTGAGGTCACGACGCTGGAGGAGGCCGAGGAGGCGCTCGACGCAGGGGCGCAGCTGCTGCTGCTGGACAACATGCCTGCGGAGCTGATGGGGCAGGCCGTCGAGCTGAACCGCGGGCGGGCGCTGCTGGAGGCCTCGGGCGGGATCAACCTCGACACGGTGCGAGCGGCGGCGGAGAGCGGCGTGGACCTGATCTCGGTCGGG
- a CDS encoding MBL fold metallo-hydrolase, producing the protein MELTLLGTGTPMPDPNRWGPANHLRIGGNTVLVDTGNGCVRRMVQIGQDMTDLDYIFLTHMHSDHTVDLMHVLITGWIRYRKKPYMIIGPARTKDFVDRLIHAFEEDIRIRRLHDRVGADVMNVQVIEVDHGDTFEGDGWRATALEVEHGYVKPALGFAFEEDRSKLVISGDTAVSDAIIEASATANMLVHELMQTQPHRGGPAPDGRDYHEVDRESLTEFARRIANSHTCPHGLAEVAEKSGVPHLVATHMGDVDEAWSREVICANYGNPFTFGEDLMKFTV; encoded by the coding sequence ATGGAACTAACCCTGCTTGGCACGGGCACGCCGATGCCCGACCCCAACCGCTGGGGACCCGCGAACCACCTTCGCATCGGCGGCAATACCGTGCTGGTGGACACGGGCAACGGGTGCGTGCGGCGGATGGTGCAGATTGGGCAGGACATGACGGACCTGGACTACATCTTTCTGACCCACATGCACTCGGACCACACGGTCGACCTGATGCACGTGCTGATTACGGGCTGGATCCGGTACAGGAAGAAGCCCTACATGATCATTGGGCCGGCGCGGACGAAGGACTTTGTCGACAGGCTGATCCACGCATTCGAGGAGGACATCCGCATCCGGCGGCTGCACGACCGGGTGGGGGCGGACGTCATGAACGTGCAAGTCATTGAGGTTGACCACGGGGACACCTTCGAGGGGGACGGGTGGCGCGCGACGGCGCTCGAGGTGGAGCACGGGTACGTGAAGCCGGCGCTGGGGTTCGCGTTCGAGGAGGACCGGAGCAAGCTGGTCATCTCTGGCGACACGGCGGTGAGCGACGCCATCATCGAGGCATCGGCGACAGCGAACATGCTGGTGCACGAGCTGATGCAGACGCAGCCGCACCGGGGCGGGCCGGCGCCGGACGGCCGTGACTACCACGAGGTGGACCGGGAGTCGCTGACGGAGTTCGCGCGACGGATTGCGAACTCGCACACGTGCCCGCATGGGCTGGCGGAGGTGGCGGAGAAGTCGGGCGTGCCGCACCTGGTCGCGACGCACATGGGGGACGTCGACGAGGCGTGGTCGCGCGAGGTCATCTGCGCGAACTACGGCAACCCGTTCACGTTCGGCGAAGACCTGATGAAGTTCACGGTGTAG